GGCGCATCGTTACGCTATCACTTTCCACCGCACCAAATTCTTAAGCCAGATTAACGCGCAATAAGCCAAATTAGGCTAGAATGCGGGTATTTTTGCAAATAAGGGAATTTATGGAGCACAAAGACGATACCATTATTAGATTTTCTGTATCTTTGCAACAAAATTTATTAGATGAATTAGATAATCGTATCATTAAAAATGGCTATTCTTCGCGATCTGAATTAGTGCGCGATATGATCCGTGAAAAATTGGTAGAGGATAATTGGTCCAATGATGAAAATTTTGGCACGACTAAAGAAGGGCTCACTGTGGCGGTTTTGGTGATTATCTACGACCACCACCAACGCGAGCTCAATCAAAAGATCATCGATATTCAGCATGAGAGTCATATCACCATCATGTGCACCACTCATGTGCATCTTGATTCTAATAATTGCTTAGAAACAATCATTATTAATGGCAAACCCTCA
This portion of the Helicobacter felis ATCC 49179 genome encodes:
- the nikR gene encoding nickel-responsive transcriptional regulator NikR; protein product: MEHKDDTIIRFSVSLQQNLLDELDNRIIKNGYSSRSELVRDMIREKLVEDNWSNDENFGTTKEGLTVAVLVIIYDHHQRELNQKIIDIQHESHITIMCTTHVHLDSNNCLETIIINGKPSEIMRLHLEIGGLKGVKFSKLTKASSFEQNT